The Streptomyces sp. 11x1 genomic sequence GGGATGGTGTTCGCAACGATGGCGGCGGTCGTGGCGCAGCTGACGGAGAGCGCGCGGCTGGCGCGGGGGCTGACGGCCGGTGCGCTGGGCGCGGCGTTCGTGCTGCGGGCGGCGGGCGACGCTTCCGAGAACGAAGGTTCGTCTTTCTTTACGTGGGTGTCGCCGCTGGGGTGGCTCGAAAACGAGCGTTCGTTCGCGGACGAGCGATGGTGGGTGCTGCTGCTGTTCGTCGCGGCGGCGGTGATCCAGGGCTTGGTGGCGTACGAGCTCGCCGGGCGCCGCGACGTCGGCATGAGCTTCCTGCCGACCCGGCCGGGACCGGCGACCGGCCGACTGCGAACGGCCGGCGCGCTGGCCTGGCGGCTCCAGCGCGGCAGCGTCCTCGGCTGGAGCATCGGCTTCCTCCTCGCCGGGCTCGTCTACGGCGGCCTGACCGAGGGCACGGCCGACTTCGTCGGCGACAACAAGAGCGCACGCGAGATCTTCGAACGCATGGGCGGGCAGTCCGGGCTGACCAACGCCTTCCTGGCGTCGATGATCGGCGTGCTCGGGCTGGTCGCGGCGCTCTACATCGTCGGCGCGGTGCTCCGGCTGCACGGCGAGGAGACCTCCGGGCGTGCCGAGCCGCTTCTCGCGAACCGGCTGAGCCGGCTGCGCTGGGCCGCCGGGCATCTGGTGATCGCCTTCGGCGGAACCGTCTGGATCATGGTCCTCGCCGGTCTCGGCTTCACCCTCGGCTACGGCAAGGAGGCCGGTCCGATCCTGGGCGCGTGTCTCGTCCAGGTCGCCGGGGTCTGGGTGATCGGCGGTGCCGCCGTGCTGCTCCACGGGCTCACCCCCCGGGCGGCGACCGCGGCCTGGGGCCTCGCCGGCGCCGTCCTCCTCATCGGCTGGATCGGCCCCGCCCTCAATGCCCCCGGCTGGGTCCTCGATCTCTCCCCCTTCGGCCACCTCCCGAAGCTGCCGGGCGGCACGATGGACTGGACGCCGGTACTGGCCCTGACCGGGATCGCGGTGGTCCTGGTGGCCGGCGGTCTGGCGGGGCTGCGGCGACGGGATGTGGGCGGCTGA encodes the following:
- a CDS encoding ABC transporter permease, which produces MTTTADSSGGTDTGLAGTPAVRSGGSRQLAGTGTLLRFALRRDRVMVPAWVAVTGLMVLSMPNSLGALYGTAAERADLMRQLATNSSLRALIGPVFDDSLGALTAWRVGVFSGLLAAVMSLLVVIRHTRDEEESGRQELIASGTVGRRASLTAALLTAAVANGGLALLVTLGLAGHGAVGALALGLGIAGVGMVFATMAAVVAQLTESARLARGLTAGALGAAFVLRAAGDASENEGSSFFTWVSPLGWLENERSFADERWWVLLLFVAAAVIQGLVAYELAGRRDVGMSFLPTRPGPATGRLRTAGALAWRLQRGSVLGWSIGFLLAGLVYGGLTEGTADFVGDNKSAREIFERMGGQSGLTNAFLASMIGVLGLVAALYIVGAVLRLHGEETSGRAEPLLANRLSRLRWAAGHLVIAFGGTVWIMVLAGLGFTLGYGKEAGPILGACLVQVAGVWVIGGAAVLLHGLTPRAATAAWGLAGAVLLIGWIGPALNAPGWVLDLSPFGHLPKLPGGTMDWTPVLALTGIAVVLVAGGLAGLRRRDVGG